A window of the Lysinibacillus irui genome harbors these coding sequences:
- a CDS encoding cyclase yields the protein MDKRVLFDFEIEFTNGGGIQGQEFRLDIDGDDISDEELAKYIVEDMRLLMVGKVRILNKKIINEKHKRSPTHE from the coding sequence ATGGATAAACGAGTTTTATTTGACTTTGAAATTGAGTTTACAAACGGGGGTGGAATTCAAGGGCAGGAATTCCGTCTTGATATTGATGGTGATGACATATCGGATGAAGAGTTAGCTAAGTATATAGTAGAAGATATGAGGTTATTGATGGTGGGAAAAGTAAGAATCCTTAATAAGAAAATTATTAACGAAAAACATAAACGAAGTCCTACTCATGAATAA